In Phycisphaerae bacterium, one DNA window encodes the following:
- the cobA gene encoding uroporphyrinogen-III C-methyltransferase: MAGSILPAGAEEGPGADSGGFEAGSAAEATAMAKPQAAASRVAEASIDRAILFTGPPRGKHGGPVSACLKGGYSTDALERGQGDQLDGGRRVIGVWTAHLEALERLAGGVGEFEPGTVALVGAGPGDSALISVRGAVRLSQADVILHDLLVGPELLDITRPDAERVFVGKWRGQHAWSQDEINAALIRHARAGKRVVRLKGGDPFVFGRGGEECLRLAEAGIRYEVVPGITAASGAPATAGIPLTHRGLSRSLALVTGHAEPDDPHPPDYAALARMETVVFYMGLKNIEENCQGLIEAGLSASTPAAVIHWGTRPQQRTVVGTLGDIADRAEEIDELGSPAMVVIGQTVRLRESIEWFERRPLFGKTVVVTRAPDQAGTLAGALAAAGAEVIEAPTIEIAELDDYWSVDQALRSIAQYSWLVVTSVNGVDALWDRLEAVGGDTRALGGVRVAAVGAATAGRLLERGLRADLVPGEAVGDVLAETLAQRGVRGQRVLLLRADLGRPQLPQALREAGAVCDDLPIYRTACPESLPGSFLEAFDAGHIDWIALTSPSSFVNLLKLIGRERAERLRTIKLAGIGPVTTRAIRQAGYVESAEANSHDVAGLVAAIVAAAGRHGCH, from the coding sequence ATGGCCGGATCGATCCTTCCGGCCGGCGCGGAGGAGGGGCCGGGCGCGGATTCGGGCGGCTTCGAGGCCGGCTCGGCGGCGGAAGCAACGGCCATGGCCAAGCCGCAGGCAGCGGCCAGCAGGGTAGCCGAGGCGAGTATCGATCGGGCGATCCTGTTCACAGGTCCTCCTCGTGGAAAGCACGGCGGTCCGGTTTCGGCTTGCCTCAAAGGCGGTTATTCTACTGATGCCCTGGAGCGGGGACAAGGCGATCAGCTCGACGGCGGGAGGCGGGTCATCGGAGTGTGGACGGCACATCTGGAAGCCCTTGAACGCCTGGCCGGCGGGGTCGGCGAGTTCGAACCCGGTACCGTGGCCCTGGTCGGCGCTGGACCGGGCGACAGCGCCCTGATCTCGGTGCGAGGGGCGGTGCGGCTGAGTCAGGCCGATGTCATCCTCCATGACCTGCTGGTCGGACCGGAGTTGCTGGATATCACCCGGCCGGACGCGGAACGAGTCTTTGTGGGCAAGTGGCGGGGTCAGCATGCCTGGTCGCAGGACGAGATCAATGCCGCCCTGATCCGTCACGCCCGGGCCGGCAAACGCGTGGTCCGCCTCAAAGGCGGCGACCCCTTCGTGTTTGGCCGGGGAGGTGAGGAGTGCCTGCGGCTCGCCGAGGCCGGCATTCGATACGAGGTCGTTCCGGGAATCACCGCCGCGTCCGGGGCACCGGCGACCGCCGGTATCCCGCTCACCCACCGGGGACTGAGCCGGTCGCTGGCCCTGGTCACCGGCCATGCCGAGCCGGATGACCCCCATCCGCCCGACTATGCCGCTCTGGCCCGGATGGAGACCGTGGTTTTCTACATGGGTCTCAAAAACATCGAGGAGAATTGTCAGGGACTGATCGAGGCGGGCCTGTCCGCCAGCACTCCGGCCGCGGTCATTCACTGGGGCACACGGCCTCAGCAGCGCACCGTCGTCGGCACGCTCGGGGATATCGCCGATCGGGCCGAGGAGATCGACGAGCTGGGTTCGCCAGCCATGGTGGTCATCGGCCAGACGGTGCGGCTGCGCGAGAGCATCGAATGGTTTGAGCGTCGCCCCTTGTTCGGCAAGACGGTCGTGGTCACTCGGGCCCCCGACCAGGCCGGCACCCTGGCCGGGGCCCTGGCCGCCGCGGGAGCCGAAGTCATCGAAGCCCCGACGATCGAGATCGCCGAGCTGGATGACTACTGGTCGGTGGATCAGGCCCTGCGGTCGATCGCCCAGTACTCCTGGCTGGTGGTAACCAGCGTCAATGGGGTCGATGCCCTGTGGGATCGTCTCGAAGCCGTGGGCGGTGATACTCGGGCCCTCGGCGGCGTTCGGGTCGCCGCGGTGGGGGCAGCCACCGCCGGGAGGCTGCTGGAGCGGGGGCTTCGCGCCGATCTCGTTCCGGGCGAAGCGGTGGGCGACGTCCTCGCGGAGACTCTGGCCCAGCGTGGGGTGCGCGGCCAGCGGGTGCTTCTACTGCGGGCCGATCTCGGCCGGCCACAGCTGCCCCAGGCCCTCCGGGAGGCGGGAGCGGTCTGCGATGACTTGCCCATCTACCGGACGGCCTGTCCCGAATCCCTGCCCGGCAGCTTCCTCGAGGCCTTTGATGCCGGCCACATCGACTGGATCGCGCTCACCAGTCCCTCGTCGTTCGTGAACCTGTTGAAATTGATCGGCCGGGAGCGGGCGGAGCGGCTGCGGACGATCAAGCTGGCCGGTATCGGACCAGTCACCACGCGGGCAATCCGGCAGGCCGGGTATGTCGAGAGCGCCGAGGCCAATTCGCATGACGTGGCCGGCCTGGTGGCGGCCATCGTCGCGGCGGCGGGGCGGCACGGA